Proteins encoded within one genomic window of Hevea brasiliensis isolate MT/VB/25A 57/8 chromosome 8, ASM3005281v1, whole genome shotgun sequence:
- the LOC131182061 gene encoding disease resistance-like protein DSC1 — translation MVFSKKAVKYAQGNPLAIKVLGSNLYSRSVKEWADELEKLEGTSDEKVHRILRLSYDALSAHDKEIFLDIVCFFEGEDKVRVENVLGTPGSIIGISRLADMSLISIANNKLHIHDLLQQMGKDITCKEKQIGQRSRLWHPKDIYYLLTRAEGTGANKGISLDMSNIRELELSPTVFERTYNLKFLKFYCSVLSQNRVNFSEGLKFLPDELRLLHWYQYPLKYVPLSSCAENLVDLCLTNSKIRELWNGVQAVFYTSSYTFKVSSIWSISLTCISSHFHDSILEI, via the exons ATGGTGTTTTCAAAGAAGGCAGTTAAATATGCTCAAGGCAATCCATTAGCCATTAAAGTTTTGGGTTCCAATTTATATAGTAGAAGTGTGAAAGAATGGGCAGATGAATTAGAAAAATTGGAAGGTACATCTGATGAAAAAGTTCACAGAATATTGAGACTAAGTTATGATGCTCTATCTGCACATGACAAGGAAATTTTTCTTGACATAGTGTGCTTCTTCGAAGGGGAAGATAAAGTTCGTGTTGAAAATGTACTGGGTACCCCTGGCTCAATAATTGGAATCAGTCGTCTAGCTGATATGTCTCTTATTTCTATTGCAAATAACAAGTTACATATTCATGACTTGCTGCAACAAATGGGCAAGGATATTACTTGCAAGGAAAAACAGATTGGACAACGTAGCAGACTGTGGCATCCTAAGGATATATATTACCTGTTGACAAGAGCTGAG GGGACTGGAGCAAATAAAGGTATATCGCTGGACATGTCCAATATCAGAGAGTTGGAACTAAGTCCTACGGTCTTTGAGAGAACGTACAATCTCAAGTTTCTCAAGTTCTACTGTTCAGTACTCAGTCAAAACAGAGTAAACTTCTCGGAAGGACTCAAATTTCTTCCAGATGAGCTAAGGTTACTGCACTGGTATCAATACCCTTTGAAATATGTGCCATTGAGTTCATGTGCTGAGAATCTTGTTGATCTTTGCTTGACTAATAGCAAAATTAGGGAACTTTGGAATGGAGTTCAGGCAGTCTTCTATACTTCTTCATATACTTTCAAAGTGTCTTCAATTTGGTCCATCTCCCTAACATGCATATCTTCACATTTTCATGACAGCATCTTGGAAATTTGA
- the LOC110660906 gene encoding disease resistance protein RPV1, translated as MASSSSSSLITFQSKKYDVFISFRGADIRDGFLSHLQEALLQNEVNTFVDEKLDRGEEISSSLLEIIEQSYFSLVIFSENYAYSPWCLEELVKILECMKDMEQMVLPVFYCIDPTHVQELTGSFGAALAKHREVFNNSLDKVESWCQALREIAGIAGLVSHNIKPDSELIKEIVKHISEKLNDVFPSDSFDEGLVGIDSRVKDAQSLLCLESTRLESTRVLGIWGMGGIGKTTIAEKLFDQISDQFNRRCFAANVREKFEKCGPDAVRKEILFQVLGRESCNLGLSTRRRLSREKVLIALDDVSDSDQIERSIGKPAIYGPGSKFIITSRDKQLLRNMEAQIYEVEKLNDCESSCLFRFHAFKQDIAGKEYMVLSEKAVEYAQGIPLAIKVLGSNLYGRSVKEWADELEKLQSTSDEKIQRILRLSYDALSAKDKEIFLDIVCFFKGEDVGLVENILDIPGSIIGISRLADMSLISITKNKLHIHDLLQQMGKDIICEEKRLGQRSRLWHPKDIYYLLTRAEGTGANKGISLDMSKIREVELSPTVFERMYNLKFLKFYCSIPHQNRVNLSEGIIFLPEELRLLHWYQYPLKSLLLSSCNENLVDLRLTNSKIKELWNGVQHLGNLKYVDLSDCKDLIRLPDLSRCPNLEVLDLMSCMSLAEIPSPLKHLSKLTTLNLMFCVSLCNLPSLLHLESLKVLLMNNCSKIIQFPEVPCNIRRLDLSNTAVQQVPSSIRCLSHLSQLDLNRLMELQSLPDSICNLKSLRKIGIYDCVNLQELPENLGNLESLEELFLCGSAIKEIPDSICNLKNLVELSVEICANLLGLPANLGNLESLERLIADGTGIKELPESICNLKNLTELSVNECVYLQSLPENFGNLESLDKFGARSTGIKELPDSFGNLKELRIIYIGHCIVLHGLPESIGNLESLELVMAPGTGIKRIPSSINRLRNLRTLNFRRCEGLIIPALAGIPLLEEVNLELCGLLEFPNTLCHIVSLKHLFIGGNNFEKIPDTIKQLSRLVELDLSDCKRLKYLPELPSLLKLCATNCTCLESASSLFQLQTIKILEFENCINLDGDERKKIVDHLLQTPWRRGVEFCFPGSQVPQWIKYHNDCGSSFFLSFTQLKQVKSTYFTFFVVFDPKVCHPCHVKRIGCTVHSINESGHSQYQFDYYWGKLYRVNGNLRVKDKIILHSEHIFFWRSSLNFRENSMVFQFFVEYINKGRSYNGIVKCGIHVEEEEEPPYKRLKHEEDQTPHVAFKVLGSGYDFPLGINTITH; from the exons atggcttcttcttcttcttcttccttgatcaCTTTTCAATCGAAGAAGTACGATGTGTTCATTAGTTTTAGAGGTGCCGATATCCGCGATGGCTTTCTCAGCCATTTGCAGGAAGCTTTGCTCCAAAACGAAGTCAATACCTTTGTGGATGAAAAACTTGATAGAGGAGAAGAGATCTCATCCTCCCTCTTGGAAATAATTGAACAATCATACTTTTCGTTGGTCATTTTCTCGGAAAATTATGCTTATTCTCCCTGGTGTTTGGAAGAACTTGTGAAGATACTTGAGTGCATGAAAGACATGGAACAAATGGTTTTACCAGTTTTCTACTGTATAGATCCAACCCATGTTCAAGAACTTACAGGTAGCTTTGGAGCTGCACTTGCTAAGCATAGAGAAGTTTTCAACAACTCTTTAGACAAGGTGGAGAGCTGGTGCCAAGCTTTGAGAGAAATTGCTGGGATAGCAGGGTTGGTTTCCCATAACATTAA GCCTGACTCCGAGCTAATTAAGGAAATTGTCAAACACATTTCAGAAAAATTAAATGATGTGTTTCCAAGTGATTCTTTTGATGAAGGGTTAGTTGGAATTGATTCCCGTGTCAAGGATGCTCAATCCTTGTTATGCCTTGAGTCTACGCGTCTTGAGTCTACGCGTGTTTTAGGAATTTGGGGGATGGGTGGAATAGGAAAAACCACCATTGCtgaaaaattatttgatcaaatttctgATCAATTCAATAGGCGATGCTTTGCTGCAAATGTCAGGGAAAAGTTTGAAAAGTGCGGACCAGATGCTGTACGAAAGGAAATCCTTTTTCAAGTATTAGGAAGGGAAAGTTGTAATTTAGGCCTGTCCACCAGGAGACGGTTGTCACGAGAAAAAGTTCTCATTGCTCTTGATGATGTGAGTGATTCAGATCAAATAGAACGTTCCATAGGAAAACCTGCGATCTATGGTCCAGGTAGCAAATTCATTATAACAAGCAGAGATAAGCAACTGCTTAGGAACATGGAGGCTCAAATATATGAAGTTGAGAAATTGAATGACTGTGAATCTTCTTGTCTTTTTCGCTTCCATGCCTTCAAACAAGATATTGCAGGAAAAGAATATATGGTGCTGTCAGAGAAGGCCGTTGAATATGCTCAAGGCATTCCTTTAGCCATTAAAGTTTTGGGTTCCAATTTATATGGTAGAAGTGTGAAAGAATGGGCAGATGAATTAGAAAAATTGCAAAGTACATCTGATGAAAAAATTCAGAGAATATTGAGACTAAGCTATGATGCTCTTTCTGCAAAGGACAAGGAAATTTTTCTTGACATTGTGTGCTTCTTCAAAGGGGAAGATGTAGGTCTTGTTGAAAATATACTGGATATCCCTGGCTCAATAATTGGAATTAGTCGTCTAGCTGATATGTCTCTTATTTCTATTACGAAAAACAAGTTACATATTCATGATCTGCTACAACAAATGGGCAAGGATATTATTTGCGAGGAAAAGCGGCTTGGACAACGTAGCAGACTGTGGCATCCTAAGGATATATATTACCTGTTGACAAGAGCTGAG GGGACTGGAGCAAATAAAGGGATATCGCTAGACATGTCCAAAATTAGAGAGGTGGAACTAAGTCCTACAGTCTTTGAGAGAATGTATAATCTCAAATTTCTCAAGTTCTACTGTTCAATACCTCATCAAAACAGAGTAAACCTCTCAGAAGGAATCATATTTCTTCCAGAGGAGCTAAGGTTACTGCACTGGTATCAATACCCTTTGAAATCTTTGCTATTGAGTTCATGTAACGAGAATCTGGTTGATCTTCGATTGACTAATAGCAAAATTAAGGAACTCTGGAATGGAGTTCAG CATCTTGGAAATTTGAAATATGTTGACCTCAGCGACTGTAAGGATCTAATCAGACTTCCAGACTTGTCTAGATGCCCAAATCTTGAGGTTCTAGATTTGATGTCATGTATGAGTTTGGCTGAGATTCCCTCACCTCTAAAACATTTGAGCAAGCTTACTACACTGAATCTAATGTTTTGTGTAAGTCTTTGCAATTTACcgagcttgcttcatttggaaagTCTTAAGGTTCTTCTTATGAACAATTGCTCAAAAATCATACAGTTTCCAGAGGTTCCATGTAATATAAGACGTTTAGATTTAAGTAATACTGCAGTACAACAAGTGCCCTCATCAATTAGGTGTCTCTCTCATCTTTCTCAGTTGGATTTGAATCGTTTGATGGAGCTTCAAAGTCTGCCAGACAGCATATGCAATCTCAAATCTCTCAGAAAAATTGGTATCTATGATTGTGTGAATCTACAGGAACTTCCGGAGAACTTGGGGAATCTAGAATCTCTAGAGGAGCTTTTTCTATGTGGCTCTGCTATAAAAGAAATACCAGACAGCATTTGCAATCTGAAAAACCTTGTGGAATTATCAGTTGAAATATGTGCGAATCTCCTTGGTCTGCCAGCAAACCTGGGGAATTTAGAGTCTCTAGAGAGACTTATTGCAGATGGTACTGGTATAAAAGAATTACCAGAGAGCATTTGCAATCTGAAAAATCTTACAGAATTATCGGTTAATGAATGTGTATATCTGCAGAGTCTGCCAGAGAACTTTGGTAATTTAGAATCTCTAGACAAGTTTGGTGCACGTAGTACTGGTATAAAAGAATTACCAGACAGCTTTGGCAATCTGAAAGAACTTAGAATTATTTACATTGGTCACTGCATAGTTCTGCATGGACTGCCAGAGAGCATTGGGAATTTAGAATCTTTGGAGCTTGTTATGGCACCTGGCACTGGGATAAAAAGAATACCATCTTCTATCAATCGGTTAAGAAATTTGAGAACATTAAATTTTAGGAGATGTGAAGGTTTGATAATCCCTGCTTTGGCAGGGATTCCCCTTCTAGAGGAGGTTAATCTAGAGTTGTGTGGCCTATTAGAATTTCCCAACACTCTTTGCCATATAGTGTCATTGAAACATTTGTTCATAGGTGGAAATAATTTCGAGAAAATACCTGATACCATCAAACAACTTTCAAGACTAGTTGAACTTGATTTAAGTGATTGCAAGAGACTAAAATATTTACCGGAGCTTCCATCTCTCCTCAAATTATGTGCAACAAATTGCACTTGTCTTGAGTCAGCATCCAGTTTATTCCAACTCCAgactattaaaattttagaatttgagAACTGCATCAATTTGGATGGTGATGAACGTAAAAAAATTGTGGACCATTTACTGCAAACTCCTTGGCGAAGGGGAGTG GAGTTTTGTTTTCCTGGAAGTCAAGTGCCACAATGGATCAAGTATCATAATGACTGTGGATCTTCTTTCTTTCTGTCATTTACACAACTGAAGCAGGTGAAATCTACCTATTTCACATTTTTTGTTGTTTTTGACCCCAAAGTTTGTCATCCTTGTCATGTCAAAAGAATTGGATGTACAGTCCATTCCATAAATGAGTCTGGACATAGCCAATATCAATTTGACTACTATTGGGGTAAATTGTACCGTGTTAATGGTAATCTCCGTGTGAAGGATAAAATCATTCTTCATTCAGAACACATCTTCTTTTGGCGTTCTTCTCTTAATTTCAGAGAGAATAGCATGGTCTTTCAATTTTTTGTTGAGTATATCAATAAAGGACGCAGTTACAATGGGATTGTTAAGTGTGGTATCCATgtagaggaggaggaggagcctCCCTATAAAAGACTGAAACATGAAGAAGATCAAACACCTCATGTTGCTTTTAAGGTGCTCGGCAGTGGATATGATTTCCCTCTTGGTATAAATACCATCACTCACTAA